Proteins encoded by one window of Macaca fascicularis isolate 582-1 chromosome 10, T2T-MFA8v1.1:
- the CSF2RB gene encoding cytokine receptor common subunit beta isoform X2 gives MALAQRLLSMALLALCWGHSLPGAEETIPLRTLRCYNDYTSHITCRWADTQDAQRLVNVTLSRRVNEDPPEPVSCDLSEDMPWSACPYPRCVPRRCVIPYQSFVVTDVDYYSFQPDRPLGTQLTVTLTQHVQPPAPKDLQINTNQDHFLLTWSVAPGSPQSHWLSLGDLESEVVYKRLQDSWEDAATLLSNASQATLGPEHLMPSSTYVARVRTRLASGSRLSGRPSEWSPEVRWDSQPGDEAQPQNLQCFFDGAAVLSCSWEVRQEVASSISFGLFYKPSPDAGEEECSPVLREGLGSLYTRHHCQIPVPDPGTHGQYIVSVQPRRAEKRIKSSENIQMAPPSLSVTRDGDSYSLRWETMKMQYEHIDHTFEIQYTKDTATWKDSKTETLQNAHSMALPALEPSTRYWARVRVRTSRTGYNGTWSDWSEVCSWDTESVLPMWVLALVVIFLTIAVLLALRFCGIYGYRLRRKWEERIPNPSKSHLFQNGSAELWTPGSMMAFTSGSPLHQGPWDSRFPELEGVFPVGFGDSEVSPLTIEDLRHVCDPPSGPDTTPAASDLPTEQPPSPQPGPPASSHTPEKQVSSFDFNGPYLGPPHSRSLPDILGQPEPPQACGSQKSPPPGSLEYLCLPAGGQVQLVPLAQAMGHGQAMDVERRPSQGAAGSSSLESEGDPAPPALGPRVGGQDPKDSPVAIPASSGVPEDPGVASGYVSSADLVLPPHSGASALSLVPSPGIPSDQTPSFCPGLASGPPGAPGPVKSEFEGYVELPPTEGQSPKSPVNNLVPPEVRSPVLNPGERRADVSPTSPQPEGLLVLQQVGDYCFLPGLGPGPLSPRSKPSSPGPCPEIRDLDQACQVKKPPGQAVPQVPVIQLFKVLKQQDYLSLPPWEVNKPGEVC, from the exons ATGGCGCTGGCCCAGAGGCTGCTCTCCATGGCCCTGCTGGCCCTGTGCTGGGGGCACAGCCTGCCAGGGGCAGAAG AAACCATCCCGCTGCGGACCCTACGCTGCTACAATGACTACACCAGCCACATCACCTGCAGGTGGGCGGACACCCAGGATGCCCAGCGGCTTGTCAACGTGACCCTCAGTCGccgggtgaatga GGACCCTCCAGAGCCAGTGTCCTGTGACCTCAGTGAAGACATGCCCTGGTCAGCCTGCCCCTATCCCCGCTGCGTGCCCAGGAGATGTGTCATTCCTTACCAGAGTTTTGTCGTCACGGACGTTGACTACTACTCATTCCAACCAGACAGGCCTCTGGGCACCCAGCTCACCGTCACTCTGACCCAGCATG TCCAGCCTCCTGCGCCCAAGGACCTGCAGATCAACACCAACCAGGACCACTTCCTGCTGACCTGGAGTGTGGCCCCTGGGAGTCCCCAGAGCCACTGGTTGTCCCTGGGGGATCTGGAGTCTGAGGTGGTCTACAAGCGGCTCCAGGATTCTTGGGAG GATGCAGCCACCCTCCTCTCCAACGCCTCCCAGGCCACCCTGGGGCCAGAGCACCTCATGCCCAGCAGCACCTATGTGGCCCGAGTGCGGACCCGCCTGGCCTCAGGCTCTCGGCTCTCGGGACGTCCCAGCGAGTGGAGCCCAGAGGTTCGCTGGGACTCCCAGCCAG GGGACGAGGCCCAGCCCCAGAACCTGCAGTGCTTCTTTGACGGGGCCGCCGTGCTCAGCTGCtcctgggaggtgaggcaggaggtggCCAGCTCAATCTCCTTTGGCCTCTTCTACAAGCCCAGCCCAGATGCAGG GGAGGAAGAGTGCTCCCCAGTGCTGAGGGAGGGGCTCGGCAGCCTCTACACCAGGCACCACTGCCAGATTCCCGTGCCTGACCCCGGGACCCACGGCCAATACATCGTCTCCGTTCAGCCAAGGAGGGCAGAGAAACGCATAAAGAGCTCAGAAAACA TCCAGATGGCCCCTCCATCCCTCAGCGTGACCAGGGATGGAGACAGCTACAGTCTGCGCTGGGAAACAATGAAAATGCAATACGAACACATAGACCACACATTTGAGATCCAGTACACGAAAGACACGGCCACGTGGAAG GACAGCAAGACTGAGACCCTCCAGAACGCCCACAGCATGGCCCTGCCAGCCCTGGAGCCCTCCACCAGATACTGGGCCAGGGTGAGGGTCAGGACCTCCCGCACCGGCTACAATGGAACCTGGAGCGACTGGAGTGAAGTGTGCTCCTGGGACACCGAGTCGG TGCTGCCCATGTGGGTGCTGGCTCTCGTTGTGATCTTCCTCACCATCGCTGTGCTCTTGGCCCTCCGCTTCTGTGGCATCTACGGGTACAG GCTGCGTAGAAAGTGGGAGGAGAGGATCCCCAACCCCAGCAAGAGCCACCTGTTCCAG AACGGGAGTGCAGAGCTTTGGACCCCAGGCAGCATGATGGCCTTCACCAGCGGGAGCCCCCTACACCAGGGGCCGTGGGACAGCCGCTTCCCTGAGCTGGAGGG GGTGTTCCCTGTAGGATTCGGGGACAGCGAGGTGTCACCTCTCACCATAGAGGACCTCAGGCATGTCTGTGATCCACCATCTGGGCCTGACACGACTCCAGCTGCCTCCGATCTGCCCACAGAgcagccccccagcccccagccaggCCCGCCTGCCTCCTCCCACACGCCTGAGAAGCAGGTTTCCAGCTTTGACTTCAATGGGCCCTACCTGGGGCCGCCCCACAGCCGCTCCCTGCCTGACATCCTGGGCCAGCCAGAGCCCCCACAGGCGTGTGGGAGCCAGAAGTCCCCACCTCCGGGGTCCCTGGAGTACCTGTGTCTGCCTGCTGGGGGGCAGGTGCAGCTGGTCCCTCTGGCCCAGGCGATGGGACATGGCCAGGCCATGGACGTGGAGAGGAGGCCGAGCCAGGGGGCTGCAGGGAGTTCCTCCCTGGAGTCCGAGGGAGACCCTGCCCCTCCTGCTCTTGGGCCAAGGGTGGGAGGACAGGACCCAAAGGACAGCCCTGTGGCTATACCCGCGAGCTCTGGGGTTCCTGAGGACCCTGGAGTGGCCTCTGGTTACGTCTCCTCTGCAGACCTGGTACTCCCCCCACACTCAGGGGCCTCGGCTCTCTCCCTGGTTCCCTCTCCGGGCATCCCCTCAGACCAGACCCCCAGCTTCTGTCCTGGGCTGGCCAGTGGACCCCCTGGAGCCCCAGGCCCTGTGAAGTCAGAGTTTGAGGGCTATGTGGAGCTCCCTCCAACTGAGGGCCAGTCCCCCAAGTCCCCAGTGAACAATCTTGTCCCCCCTGAGGTCAGAAGCCCTGTCCTGAATCCAGGGGAACGCCGGGCAGATGTGTCCCCAACATCCCCACAGCCCGAGGGCCTCCTTGTCCTGCAGCAGGTGGGCGACTATTGCTTCCTCCCCGGCCTGGGCCCCGGCCCTCTCTCACCACGGAGTAAACCCTCTTCCCCGGGACCCTGTCCTGAGATCAGGGATCTAGACCAGGCTTGTCAAGTCAAGAAGCCCCCAGGCCAGGCTGTGCCCCAGGTGCCCGTCATTCAGCTGTTCAAAGTCCTGAAGCAGCAGGACTACCTGTCTCTGCCCCCTTGGGAGGTCAACAAGCCTGGGGAGGTGTGTTGA
- the CSF2RB gene encoding cytokine receptor common subunit beta isoform X1, translating into MALAQRLLSMALLALCWGHSLPGAEETIPLRTLRCYNDYTSHITCRWADTQDAQRLVNVTLSRRVNDRDPPEPVSCDLSEDMPWSACPYPRCVPRRCVIPYQSFVVTDVDYYSFQPDRPLGTQLTVTLTQHVQPPAPKDLQINTNQDHFLLTWSVAPGSPQSHWLSLGDLESEVVYKRLQDSWEDAATLLSNASQATLGPEHLMPSSTYVARVRTRLASGSRLSGRPSEWSPEVRWDSQPGDEAQPQNLQCFFDGAAVLSCSWEVRQEVASSISFGLFYKPSPDAGEEECSPVLREGLGSLYTRHHCQIPVPDPGTHGQYIVSVQPRRAEKRIKSSENIQMAPPSLSVTRDGDSYSLRWETMKMQYEHIDHTFEIQYTKDTATWKDSKTETLQNAHSMALPALEPSTRYWARVRVRTSRTGYNGTWSDWSEVCSWDTESVLPMWVLALVVIFLTIAVLLALRFCGIYGYRLRRKWEERIPNPSKSHLFQNGSAELWTPGSMMAFTSGSPLHQGPWDSRFPELEGVFPVGFGDSEVSPLTIEDLRHVCDPPSGPDTTPAASDLPTEQPPSPQPGPPASSHTPEKQVSSFDFNGPYLGPPHSRSLPDILGQPEPPQACGSQKSPPPGSLEYLCLPAGGQVQLVPLAQAMGHGQAMDVERRPSQGAAGSSSLESEGDPAPPALGPRVGGQDPKDSPVAIPASSGVPEDPGVASGYVSSADLVLPPHSGASALSLVPSPGIPSDQTPSFCPGLASGPPGAPGPVKSEFEGYVELPPTEGQSPKSPVNNLVPPEVRSPVLNPGERRADVSPTSPQPEGLLVLQQVGDYCFLPGLGPGPLSPRSKPSSPGPCPEIRDLDQACQVKKPPGQAVPQVPVIQLFKVLKQQDYLSLPPWEVNKPGEVC; encoded by the exons ATGGCGCTGGCCCAGAGGCTGCTCTCCATGGCCCTGCTGGCCCTGTGCTGGGGGCACAGCCTGCCAGGGGCAGAAG AAACCATCCCGCTGCGGACCCTACGCTGCTACAATGACTACACCAGCCACATCACCTGCAGGTGGGCGGACACCCAGGATGCCCAGCGGCTTGTCAACGTGACCCTCAGTCGccgggtgaatga CAGGGACCCTCCAGAGCCAGTGTCCTGTGACCTCAGTGAAGACATGCCCTGGTCAGCCTGCCCCTATCCCCGCTGCGTGCCCAGGAGATGTGTCATTCCTTACCAGAGTTTTGTCGTCACGGACGTTGACTACTACTCATTCCAACCAGACAGGCCTCTGGGCACCCAGCTCACCGTCACTCTGACCCAGCATG TCCAGCCTCCTGCGCCCAAGGACCTGCAGATCAACACCAACCAGGACCACTTCCTGCTGACCTGGAGTGTGGCCCCTGGGAGTCCCCAGAGCCACTGGTTGTCCCTGGGGGATCTGGAGTCTGAGGTGGTCTACAAGCGGCTCCAGGATTCTTGGGAG GATGCAGCCACCCTCCTCTCCAACGCCTCCCAGGCCACCCTGGGGCCAGAGCACCTCATGCCCAGCAGCACCTATGTGGCCCGAGTGCGGACCCGCCTGGCCTCAGGCTCTCGGCTCTCGGGACGTCCCAGCGAGTGGAGCCCAGAGGTTCGCTGGGACTCCCAGCCAG GGGACGAGGCCCAGCCCCAGAACCTGCAGTGCTTCTTTGACGGGGCCGCCGTGCTCAGCTGCtcctgggaggtgaggcaggaggtggCCAGCTCAATCTCCTTTGGCCTCTTCTACAAGCCCAGCCCAGATGCAGG GGAGGAAGAGTGCTCCCCAGTGCTGAGGGAGGGGCTCGGCAGCCTCTACACCAGGCACCACTGCCAGATTCCCGTGCCTGACCCCGGGACCCACGGCCAATACATCGTCTCCGTTCAGCCAAGGAGGGCAGAGAAACGCATAAAGAGCTCAGAAAACA TCCAGATGGCCCCTCCATCCCTCAGCGTGACCAGGGATGGAGACAGCTACAGTCTGCGCTGGGAAACAATGAAAATGCAATACGAACACATAGACCACACATTTGAGATCCAGTACACGAAAGACACGGCCACGTGGAAG GACAGCAAGACTGAGACCCTCCAGAACGCCCACAGCATGGCCCTGCCAGCCCTGGAGCCCTCCACCAGATACTGGGCCAGGGTGAGGGTCAGGACCTCCCGCACCGGCTACAATGGAACCTGGAGCGACTGGAGTGAAGTGTGCTCCTGGGACACCGAGTCGG TGCTGCCCATGTGGGTGCTGGCTCTCGTTGTGATCTTCCTCACCATCGCTGTGCTCTTGGCCCTCCGCTTCTGTGGCATCTACGGGTACAG GCTGCGTAGAAAGTGGGAGGAGAGGATCCCCAACCCCAGCAAGAGCCACCTGTTCCAG AACGGGAGTGCAGAGCTTTGGACCCCAGGCAGCATGATGGCCTTCACCAGCGGGAGCCCCCTACACCAGGGGCCGTGGGACAGCCGCTTCCCTGAGCTGGAGGG GGTGTTCCCTGTAGGATTCGGGGACAGCGAGGTGTCACCTCTCACCATAGAGGACCTCAGGCATGTCTGTGATCCACCATCTGGGCCTGACACGACTCCAGCTGCCTCCGATCTGCCCACAGAgcagccccccagcccccagccaggCCCGCCTGCCTCCTCCCACACGCCTGAGAAGCAGGTTTCCAGCTTTGACTTCAATGGGCCCTACCTGGGGCCGCCCCACAGCCGCTCCCTGCCTGACATCCTGGGCCAGCCAGAGCCCCCACAGGCGTGTGGGAGCCAGAAGTCCCCACCTCCGGGGTCCCTGGAGTACCTGTGTCTGCCTGCTGGGGGGCAGGTGCAGCTGGTCCCTCTGGCCCAGGCGATGGGACATGGCCAGGCCATGGACGTGGAGAGGAGGCCGAGCCAGGGGGCTGCAGGGAGTTCCTCCCTGGAGTCCGAGGGAGACCCTGCCCCTCCTGCTCTTGGGCCAAGGGTGGGAGGACAGGACCCAAAGGACAGCCCTGTGGCTATACCCGCGAGCTCTGGGGTTCCTGAGGACCCTGGAGTGGCCTCTGGTTACGTCTCCTCTGCAGACCTGGTACTCCCCCCACACTCAGGGGCCTCGGCTCTCTCCCTGGTTCCCTCTCCGGGCATCCCCTCAGACCAGACCCCCAGCTTCTGTCCTGGGCTGGCCAGTGGACCCCCTGGAGCCCCAGGCCCTGTGAAGTCAGAGTTTGAGGGCTATGTGGAGCTCCCTCCAACTGAGGGCCAGTCCCCCAAGTCCCCAGTGAACAATCTTGTCCCCCCTGAGGTCAGAAGCCCTGTCCTGAATCCAGGGGAACGCCGGGCAGATGTGTCCCCAACATCCCCACAGCCCGAGGGCCTCCTTGTCCTGCAGCAGGTGGGCGACTATTGCTTCCTCCCCGGCCTGGGCCCCGGCCCTCTCTCACCACGGAGTAAACCCTCTTCCCCGGGACCCTGTCCTGAGATCAGGGATCTAGACCAGGCTTGTCAAGTCAAGAAGCCCCCAGGCCAGGCTGTGCCCCAGGTGCCCGTCATTCAGCTGTTCAAAGTCCTGAAGCAGCAGGACTACCTGTCTCTGCCCCCTTGGGAGGTCAACAAGCCTGGGGAGGTGTGTTGA
- the CSF2RB gene encoding cytokine receptor common subunit beta isoform X3 encodes MAPPSLSVTRDGDSYSLRWETMKMQYEHIDHTFEIQYTKDTATWKDSKTETLQNAHSMALPALEPSTRYWARVRVRTSRTGYNGTWSDWSEVCSWDTESVLPMWVLALVVIFLTIAVLLALRFCGIYGYRLRRKWEERIPNPSKSHLFQNGSAELWTPGSMMAFTSGSPLHQGPWDSRFPELEGVFPVGFGDSEVSPLTIEDLRHVCDPPSGPDTTPAASDLPTEQPPSPQPGPPASSHTPEKQVSSFDFNGPYLGPPHSRSLPDILGQPEPPQACGSQKSPPPGSLEYLCLPAGGQVQLVPLAQAMGHGQAMDVERRPSQGAAGSSSLESEGDPAPPALGPRVGGQDPKDSPVAIPASSGVPEDPGVASGYVSSADLVLPPHSGASALSLVPSPGIPSDQTPSFCPGLASGPPGAPGPVKSEFEGYVELPPTEGQSPKSPVNNLVPPEVRSPVLNPGERRADVSPTSPQPEGLLVLQQVGDYCFLPGLGPGPLSPRSKPSSPGPCPEIRDLDQACQVKKPPGQAVPQVPVIQLFKVLKQQDYLSLPPWEVNKPGEVC; translated from the exons ATGGCCCCTCCATCCCTCAGCGTGACCAGGGATGGAGACAGCTACAGTCTGCGCTGGGAAACAATGAAAATGCAATACGAACACATAGACCACACATTTGAGATCCAGTACACGAAAGACACGGCCACGTGGAAG GACAGCAAGACTGAGACCCTCCAGAACGCCCACAGCATGGCCCTGCCAGCCCTGGAGCCCTCCACCAGATACTGGGCCAGGGTGAGGGTCAGGACCTCCCGCACCGGCTACAATGGAACCTGGAGCGACTGGAGTGAAGTGTGCTCCTGGGACACCGAGTCGG TGCTGCCCATGTGGGTGCTGGCTCTCGTTGTGATCTTCCTCACCATCGCTGTGCTCTTGGCCCTCCGCTTCTGTGGCATCTACGGGTACAG GCTGCGTAGAAAGTGGGAGGAGAGGATCCCCAACCCCAGCAAGAGCCACCTGTTCCAG AACGGGAGTGCAGAGCTTTGGACCCCAGGCAGCATGATGGCCTTCACCAGCGGGAGCCCCCTACACCAGGGGCCGTGGGACAGCCGCTTCCCTGAGCTGGAGGG GGTGTTCCCTGTAGGATTCGGGGACAGCGAGGTGTCACCTCTCACCATAGAGGACCTCAGGCATGTCTGTGATCCACCATCTGGGCCTGACACGACTCCAGCTGCCTCCGATCTGCCCACAGAgcagccccccagcccccagccaggCCCGCCTGCCTCCTCCCACACGCCTGAGAAGCAGGTTTCCAGCTTTGACTTCAATGGGCCCTACCTGGGGCCGCCCCACAGCCGCTCCCTGCCTGACATCCTGGGCCAGCCAGAGCCCCCACAGGCGTGTGGGAGCCAGAAGTCCCCACCTCCGGGGTCCCTGGAGTACCTGTGTCTGCCTGCTGGGGGGCAGGTGCAGCTGGTCCCTCTGGCCCAGGCGATGGGACATGGCCAGGCCATGGACGTGGAGAGGAGGCCGAGCCAGGGGGCTGCAGGGAGTTCCTCCCTGGAGTCCGAGGGAGACCCTGCCCCTCCTGCTCTTGGGCCAAGGGTGGGAGGACAGGACCCAAAGGACAGCCCTGTGGCTATACCCGCGAGCTCTGGGGTTCCTGAGGACCCTGGAGTGGCCTCTGGTTACGTCTCCTCTGCAGACCTGGTACTCCCCCCACACTCAGGGGCCTCGGCTCTCTCCCTGGTTCCCTCTCCGGGCATCCCCTCAGACCAGACCCCCAGCTTCTGTCCTGGGCTGGCCAGTGGACCCCCTGGAGCCCCAGGCCCTGTGAAGTCAGAGTTTGAGGGCTATGTGGAGCTCCCTCCAACTGAGGGCCAGTCCCCCAAGTCCCCAGTGAACAATCTTGTCCCCCCTGAGGTCAGAAGCCCTGTCCTGAATCCAGGGGAACGCCGGGCAGATGTGTCCCCAACATCCCCACAGCCCGAGGGCCTCCTTGTCCTGCAGCAGGTGGGCGACTATTGCTTCCTCCCCGGCCTGGGCCCCGGCCCTCTCTCACCACGGAGTAAACCCTCTTCCCCGGGACCCTGTCCTGAGATCAGGGATCTAGACCAGGCTTGTCAAGTCAAGAAGCCCCCAGGCCAGGCTGTGCCCCAGGTGCCCGTCATTCAGCTGTTCAAAGTCCTGAAGCAGCAGGACTACCTGTCTCTGCCCCCTTGGGAGGTCAACAAGCCTGGGGAGGTGTGTTGA
- the CSF2RB gene encoding cytokine receptor common subunit beta isoform X4, which translates to MALAQRLLSMALLALCWGHSLPGAEETIPLRTLRCYNDYTSHITCRWADTQDAQRLVNVTLSRRVNDRDPPEPVSCDLSEDMPWSACPYPRCVPRRCVIPYQSFVVTDVDYYSFQPDRPLGTQLTVTLTQHVQPPAPKDLQINTNQDHFLLTWSVAPGSPQSHWLSLGDLESEVVYKRLQDSWEDAATLLSNASQATLGPEHLMPSSTYVARVRTRLASGSRLSGRPSEWSPEVRWDSQPGDEAQPQNLQCFFDGAAVLSCSWEVRQEVASSISFGLFYKPSPDAGEEECSPVLREGLGSLYTRHHCQIPVPDPGTHGQYIVSVQPRRAEKRIKSSENIQMAPPSLSVTRDGDSYSLRWETMKMQYEHIDHTFEIQYTKDTATWKDSKTETLQNAHSMALPALEPSTRYWARVRVRTSRTGYNGTWSDWSEVCSWDTESEFPVTMEARKSRAADWVLGLQGFAVIPSSSHLPALASCTDPSPFTIVTTRGLL; encoded by the exons ATGGCGCTGGCCCAGAGGCTGCTCTCCATGGCCCTGCTGGCCCTGTGCTGGGGGCACAGCCTGCCAGGGGCAGAAG AAACCATCCCGCTGCGGACCCTACGCTGCTACAATGACTACACCAGCCACATCACCTGCAGGTGGGCGGACACCCAGGATGCCCAGCGGCTTGTCAACGTGACCCTCAGTCGccgggtgaatga CAGGGACCCTCCAGAGCCAGTGTCCTGTGACCTCAGTGAAGACATGCCCTGGTCAGCCTGCCCCTATCCCCGCTGCGTGCCCAGGAGATGTGTCATTCCTTACCAGAGTTTTGTCGTCACGGACGTTGACTACTACTCATTCCAACCAGACAGGCCTCTGGGCACCCAGCTCACCGTCACTCTGACCCAGCATG TCCAGCCTCCTGCGCCCAAGGACCTGCAGATCAACACCAACCAGGACCACTTCCTGCTGACCTGGAGTGTGGCCCCTGGGAGTCCCCAGAGCCACTGGTTGTCCCTGGGGGATCTGGAGTCTGAGGTGGTCTACAAGCGGCTCCAGGATTCTTGGGAG GATGCAGCCACCCTCCTCTCCAACGCCTCCCAGGCCACCCTGGGGCCAGAGCACCTCATGCCCAGCAGCACCTATGTGGCCCGAGTGCGGACCCGCCTGGCCTCAGGCTCTCGGCTCTCGGGACGTCCCAGCGAGTGGAGCCCAGAGGTTCGCTGGGACTCCCAGCCAG GGGACGAGGCCCAGCCCCAGAACCTGCAGTGCTTCTTTGACGGGGCCGCCGTGCTCAGCTGCtcctgggaggtgaggcaggaggtggCCAGCTCAATCTCCTTTGGCCTCTTCTACAAGCCCAGCCCAGATGCAGG GGAGGAAGAGTGCTCCCCAGTGCTGAGGGAGGGGCTCGGCAGCCTCTACACCAGGCACCACTGCCAGATTCCCGTGCCTGACCCCGGGACCCACGGCCAATACATCGTCTCCGTTCAGCCAAGGAGGGCAGAGAAACGCATAAAGAGCTCAGAAAACA TCCAGATGGCCCCTCCATCCCTCAGCGTGACCAGGGATGGAGACAGCTACAGTCTGCGCTGGGAAACAATGAAAATGCAATACGAACACATAGACCACACATTTGAGATCCAGTACACGAAAGACACGGCCACGTGGAAG GACAGCAAGACTGAGACCCTCCAGAACGCCCACAGCATGGCCCTGCCAGCCCTGGAGCCCTCCACCAGATACTGGGCCAGGGTGAGGGTCAGGACCTCCCGCACCGGCTACAATGGAACCTGGAGCGACTGGAGTGAAGTGTGCTCCTGGGACACCGAGTCGG AGTTTCCTGTTACCATGGAAGCAAGAAAATCTAGAGCCGCAGACTGGGTCCTTGGATTGCAAGGTTTTGCTGTGATTCCTTCATCTTCCCACCTCCCTGCACTTGCCTCGTGCACTGACCCCTCACCTTTCACCATAGTGACCACCAGGGGACTCCTGTAG
- the CSF2RB gene encoding cytokine receptor common subunit beta isoform X5, whose product MALAQRLLSMALLALCWGHSLPGAEETIPLRTLRCYNDYTSHITCRWADTQDAQRLVNVTLSRRVNEDPPEPVSCDLSEDMPWSACPYPRCVPRRCVIPYQSFVVTDVDYYSFQPDRPLGTQLTVTLTQHVQPPAPKDLQINTNQDHFLLTWSVAPGSPQSHWLSLGDLESEVVYKRLQDSWEDAATLLSNASQATLGPEHLMPSSTYVARVRTRLASGSRLSGRPSEWSPEVRWDSQPGDEAQPQNLQCFFDGAAVLSCSWEVRQEVASSISFGLFYKPSPDAGEEECSPVLREGLGSLYTRHHCQIPVPDPGTHGQYIVSVQPRRAEKRIKSSENIQMAPPSLSVTRDGDSYSLRWETMKMQYEHIDHTFEIQYTKDTATWKDSKTETLQNAHSMALPALEPSTRYWARVRVRTSRTGYNGTWSDWSEVCSWDTESEFPVTMEARKSRAADWVLGLQGFAVIPSSSHLPALASCTDPSPFTIVTTRGLL is encoded by the exons ATGGCGCTGGCCCAGAGGCTGCTCTCCATGGCCCTGCTGGCCCTGTGCTGGGGGCACAGCCTGCCAGGGGCAGAAG AAACCATCCCGCTGCGGACCCTACGCTGCTACAATGACTACACCAGCCACATCACCTGCAGGTGGGCGGACACCCAGGATGCCCAGCGGCTTGTCAACGTGACCCTCAGTCGccgggtgaatga GGACCCTCCAGAGCCAGTGTCCTGTGACCTCAGTGAAGACATGCCCTGGTCAGCCTGCCCCTATCCCCGCTGCGTGCCCAGGAGATGTGTCATTCCTTACCAGAGTTTTGTCGTCACGGACGTTGACTACTACTCATTCCAACCAGACAGGCCTCTGGGCACCCAGCTCACCGTCACTCTGACCCAGCATG TCCAGCCTCCTGCGCCCAAGGACCTGCAGATCAACACCAACCAGGACCACTTCCTGCTGACCTGGAGTGTGGCCCCTGGGAGTCCCCAGAGCCACTGGTTGTCCCTGGGGGATCTGGAGTCTGAGGTGGTCTACAAGCGGCTCCAGGATTCTTGGGAG GATGCAGCCACCCTCCTCTCCAACGCCTCCCAGGCCACCCTGGGGCCAGAGCACCTCATGCCCAGCAGCACCTATGTGGCCCGAGTGCGGACCCGCCTGGCCTCAGGCTCTCGGCTCTCGGGACGTCCCAGCGAGTGGAGCCCAGAGGTTCGCTGGGACTCCCAGCCAG GGGACGAGGCCCAGCCCCAGAACCTGCAGTGCTTCTTTGACGGGGCCGCCGTGCTCAGCTGCtcctgggaggtgaggcaggaggtggCCAGCTCAATCTCCTTTGGCCTCTTCTACAAGCCCAGCCCAGATGCAGG GGAGGAAGAGTGCTCCCCAGTGCTGAGGGAGGGGCTCGGCAGCCTCTACACCAGGCACCACTGCCAGATTCCCGTGCCTGACCCCGGGACCCACGGCCAATACATCGTCTCCGTTCAGCCAAGGAGGGCAGAGAAACGCATAAAGAGCTCAGAAAACA TCCAGATGGCCCCTCCATCCCTCAGCGTGACCAGGGATGGAGACAGCTACAGTCTGCGCTGGGAAACAATGAAAATGCAATACGAACACATAGACCACACATTTGAGATCCAGTACACGAAAGACACGGCCACGTGGAAG GACAGCAAGACTGAGACCCTCCAGAACGCCCACAGCATGGCCCTGCCAGCCCTGGAGCCCTCCACCAGATACTGGGCCAGGGTGAGGGTCAGGACCTCCCGCACCGGCTACAATGGAACCTGGAGCGACTGGAGTGAAGTGTGCTCCTGGGACACCGAGTCGG AGTTTCCTGTTACCATGGAAGCAAGAAAATCTAGAGCCGCAGACTGGGTCCTTGGATTGCAAGGTTTTGCTGTGATTCCTTCATCTTCCCACCTCCCTGCACTTGCCTCGTGCACTGACCCCTCACCTTTCACCATAGTGACCACCAGGGGACTCCTGTAG